From the Winogradskyella forsetii genome, the window CTTTTAAAATACCGATCATTTGGGTACGTTCCAGGATTAAAACCAACAATGCCGTAATCATATTAATCCCAGCAACGATAATCATAATGGCAATAATGCCATAAGTATTGTTGTCAAAAATCTTAATCCACTCGAAAATAGTATAGTATTTTCGCGTAATTGAAGTGGCATTCATTAAGGATGGAATAGCCTTATAAACTTCAACTGTTTTTTCTTCAATTTGGGAAAAATCATCAATAAAAACTTCAAAGTTTCCAATTTGGTCAGATTCCCATTTATTCAGACGTTGAATATGCCTTAAATCTGCAATCACAAATTTTTCATCGAGTTCTTGAAAACCCGAATTATAAATACCAACCACTTCAAAATTCATGATTCTAGGCAATCGATCGATTTGATCCGTAAATAAAGTTTGGAATTTATCGCCAATGTTGAAGCCCAAGCGATTAGCGAGATATTCTGAAATTAAGACTTCTTCATTGCGCTCTTTTGTATAATCTGGCAATCGACCTTCAATTAAAAACTCTTTAAAATAATCCCAGTTATAATCCGCACCCACGCCTTTTACAACGACACCTTCAAAATCGGTTTCGGTTCTTATTACGGCAAATTTTGTGGCAACGGCCTGTATGTGTTTTATTCCTTCAACCGTATTAAAATTTGGATAAAACTCTTGATTGATTGAAATGGGCACCTGAGATTCATCCGAGGCATTGGTATCGTAATTAGTGATTTCTATGTGACCGTTAAATGCCACAACCTTGTCTCTAATTTTCTGTTGTAAGCCCAAACCTGTCGCAATAGCAATCAACATTACAATGATACCAATAGCAATTGCTGCGATACCAATTTTAATTATTGGTGCCGAAACACTACTTTTATACGTTTTATTGCCAATTATACGTTTAGCTATAAATAACTCGAAATTCAAACCTACTCTATGCTTTTAAAGGTTGTCAAAAATACAGTTTTATTCTCGATAATTCTTACCATATGCGCTCTTACATTTTCTTGTGGCCATCGAGTGAAGTCTGAAACTGAGAAGCTCGAAGCGCGAAGCTCGAAGCTGGAAGAGACCACTTCGAATCCGCTCAGTGACAATGTAACCCATGATAAATCCATAATTGTTGGTGCCAATAGAACGGCAGCATATCTTCCTTTATTACAAGGAAAGAATGTTGGCGTAGTGGCCAATCAGACTTCTGTAATATTTAGAAACAACACACGAAAAGCTAGTTTCCTGAACTACAGTCACCTCATTGATTCTTTACTTTCACTAAAAGTCAATGTCAAAAAAGTTTTCGCGCCAGAACACGGTTTTAGAGGCACGGCAGATGCTGGTGAATTGGTAAAAGATGGCAAAGACACCAAAACGGGTCTACATATTTACTCTCTCCATGGCAAGCATAAAAAACCAACAGCGTCGCAGCTTGAAAATATAGATATTATGCTTTTTGATATTCAAGATGTGGGTGTTCGGTTTTACACTTATATCTCAACATTGCACTACGTTATGGAAGCTTGCGCCGAGCAAAATATTCCACTCCTAATTTTAGACCGACCAAATCCCAATGGCAATTATGTTGATGGTCCTGTTTTAGAAACAAAACACAGTAGCTTTTTAGGCATGCACCCTATTCCTTTAGTTCACGGCATGACTTTAGGTGAATACGCAAAAATGATTAATGGTGAGGCTTGGCTGAATAAGGGCTTAACTTGTGATATTACAATTGTAGAGATGGCGAATTATAATCACGAGTCTTTTTATAGCTTACCCATTAGACCTTCTCCAAACCTTCCGAATGACCAATCGATAATACTTTATCCAAGTTTAGGCTTATTTGAAGGCACCAACATCAATGCTGGTAGAGGTACTGAATTTCAGTTTCAGCGTTATGGTGCTCCGTTTTTAGATAAGAATTATTATGCGTTTAGTTATACGCCTGTTGCCAATTTCGGGTCTAAATATCCCAAACATGAAAATGAACTTTGCTATGGCGCTGATTTATCTAATGTGAAGGCAGAAAGACATTTCACCTTGAAATATATTAGGGATGCTTACAACCACGCTACTGATAAAACTAAAGTATTCAACACGTCCAACTTCACAACCCATGCAGGAACGGCTGCTTTGCAGAAACAGATTGAAGCTGGATTATCCGAAACCGAAATTAAAGCGACTTGGCAAGCTGATTTAGAAGCTTATAAAAGCATGCGAAGTAAGTATTTGATATACCAAACTAATTAATTAGCAGTAAACACAACCTTGGTTGGTTCTACGGCACTAATAGCTTCCGGCTCTTTTTTAGGAATGTCCCTTAAAATTTTTATCACAAATACAATTTTCATTGGCGATTGTCTCGCCACAATTACATGTTTTCCTTTAGATAATTTATTCAACGGCAACTTATATGCGGTTGAATCAATTTCAAAATCAAGCTCTCGTGTGTAGTTTTTGTTTATGGTGTATAGTGAATTAATGATATTATCACTTTTAAGAATCAGTGTGTCTTTTGAGGGATTTAATAGATGAATCAATTCTTTGGCTTGAACGTTTCTGTTTTTCTCGAGTTTAGCGAAAGGTAGTTCTTGCGCTTGAAGCGTAAAACCTAATAAAAAAAGCAGAATTATGACGAGACAGATACGGATTAAATTTTTCAAAATAGTAAACACTTTAAGTTACACAAGGCGTGATTTAAAGCAACAAAATTTAATTAATCCCAAATAAACATAAGTGGTTTGAACGAAATAATTGACAAATCATCCACAAACTACATAAATATTAGAACAAACGCTTGTTTTGTTAATAAGTCTGTTAAAAACTTTATTGTTTTAGAATTTCAACGAGCTTATCCGGATAATCCGTAATAATACCATCAACATTCCATGCTATCATTTGCTTCATGTCCTTTTCATCGTTAATGGTCCAAGGAATAATCTGATAACCTTTTGACTGATAGTCCTTAACCGATTCTGACGTTAACAATTTAAAATAAGGACTTATAATCTCTGGCTGATAGGACAGTTCATCAAGTTTTTGTTCAATCGTTTCATTGTCTTCCACTAGCAAAGCCACTTTCATCTTTGGCGATTGCTTATTAATTTCTTCAAGAATGGCCAAATCAAAAGATTGAAGATTTACACGATTAAGCATACCATTCTTTTTAATTTCATCCAATACCAAGGCTACATAAGCTTTGGGTTCTGGCGTAAAAATGCGATAATAGTTAGGTTCAGATTTAATTTCAATATTAAATTTAACATCTGAATGCTTCA encodes:
- a CDS encoding ABC transporter permease, coding for MNFELFIAKRIIGNKTYKSSVSAPIIKIGIAAIAIGIIVMLIAIATGLGLQQKIRDKVVAFNGHIEITNYDTNASDESQVPISINQEFYPNFNTVEGIKHIQAVATKFAVIRTETDFEGVVVKGVGADYNWDYFKEFLIEGRLPDYTKERNEEVLISEYLANRLGFNIGDKFQTLFTDQIDRLPRIMNFEVVGIYNSGFQELDEKFVIADLRHIQRLNKWESDQIGNFEVFIDDFSQIEEKTVEVYKAIPSLMNATSITRKYYTIFEWIKIFDNNTYGIIAIMIIVAGINMITALLVLILERTQMIGILKALGSSNWTIRKVFLYNASYLIGLGLLWGNIIGLGLLFAQKYFKLFPLNPDTYYVSNAPVYISWDYIIILNIGTFVACLLMLLIPSVIISKISPVKAIRFD
- a CDS encoding exo-beta-N-acetylmuramidase NamZ family protein, whose protein sequence is MLLKVVKNTVLFSIILTICALTFSCGHRVKSETEKLEARSSKLEETTSNPLSDNVTHDKSIIVGANRTAAYLPLLQGKNVGVVANQTSVIFRNNTRKASFLNYSHLIDSLLSLKVNVKKVFAPEHGFRGTADAGELVKDGKDTKTGLHIYSLHGKHKKPTASQLENIDIMLFDIQDVGVRFYTYISTLHYVMEACAEQNIPLLILDRPNPNGNYVDGPVLETKHSSFLGMHPIPLVHGMTLGEYAKMINGEAWLNKGLTCDITIVEMANYNHESFYSLPIRPSPNLPNDQSIILYPSLGLFEGTNINAGRGTEFQFQRYGAPFLDKNYYAFSYTPVANFGSKYPKHENELCYGADLSNVKAERHFTLKYIRDAYNHATDKTKVFNTSNFTTHAGTAALQKQIEAGLSETEIKATWQADLEAYKSMRSKYLIYQTN
- a CDS encoding glycerophosphodiester phosphodiesterase: MTISTAAFLILLGMSCNPEQERIDIQGHRGCRGLFPENSLPAFEKAIDLGVNTLELDIVISKDKKVVISHEPFMNPLICYDLKGESIPDSLEAHYNLYQMDYDEIKQFDCGSKFYPTYPNQEKLKTYKPLLSEVFDLVKVKHSDVKFNIEIKSEPNYYRIFTPEPKAYVALVLDEIKKNGMLNRVNLQSFDLAILEEINKQSPKMKVALLVEDNETIEQKLDELSYQPEIISPYFKLLTSESVKDYQSKGYQIIPWTINDEKDMKQMIAWNVDGIITDYPDKLVEILKQ